The Fimbriimonas ginsengisoli Gsoil 348 genome window below encodes:
- a CDS encoding extracellular solute-binding protein: MRYRCTRLVWVFLAMLLAAVAMGEPIHLRFVCWDGDQDMAGIFAAARQFERAHPNITVKVESVVANYQEKLLAQFASGTAPDVAMMDPANFQKYARRGALLPLNPLFKETPKFRLDDYYPEIVKPHSLHGTLYVLPRDIAPCGIIYYNKKAFSEAGIPFPDGTWTWDFQERPELKEKDFLWVIHHLSRSDALGKVTRWGYAPGWKDLWTYQVFQSTGARIADDYESPKRMRYDDPRIIRAYQFTADLSMKQRWMPSETEINSEMQTNTRQMFTQGKVAMFESGIWEVPQLRNEMKKGTEGYFDWDIAMAPAYKDGTRVFPTGGSGYCIMSSTKHPREAWLLTQWMAGEPGMLELAKSGRAQPAIRRLALSEPWIPGPNTPAEQQVPHNRIVTDQCVPYVLFGPRSPEWPEASGVATAAFGRIYEGTATAKEILPDGNRQGQARLDYLLQQRSLTPFNWTLGALFGALLLGLLGAWVYWPERKIKRTGRQKRESRLAYVFIMPWVLGLLGFTAGPMILSLLMSFADWDIIQPARWRGFGNYVEMATVDPRFWVSLKVTALYTILAVPLGVAMSLALALLLNTKVRGMPLWRTCYFLPTVASGVASALIWKRLFQADGGLINTIIYGSDGHGNFLGLAHMLAPLADVNGRVNWLGSEKTALGSMAVMSIWGAGGGMVILLAGLQGVPQYLYEAATLDGASPWRRFRSVTLPMISPTLFFSLVTGVIGSFQVFQSALVMTNGGPNNATMFYMLHLYLDGFISLRMGYASALAWVLFLIVLVLTGLQFRFSRWVHYEGGLK, translated from the coding sequence ATGCGGTACCGATGCACTCGCCTTGTTTGGGTTTTCTTGGCGATGTTGCTTGCCGCGGTCGCTATGGGTGAGCCGATCCATCTTCGGTTCGTCTGCTGGGATGGCGACCAGGATATGGCGGGAATCTTCGCGGCGGCTCGCCAGTTCGAGCGAGCCCACCCAAACATTACGGTTAAGGTCGAGTCGGTCGTCGCTAACTACCAGGAGAAGCTGCTGGCCCAGTTCGCTTCCGGGACCGCACCGGATGTGGCGATGATGGACCCGGCGAACTTCCAGAAGTACGCCCGACGTGGCGCGTTGCTTCCGCTGAATCCGCTCTTCAAAGAGACTCCCAAATTTCGGCTCGACGACTACTATCCAGAGATCGTCAAGCCGCACTCGTTGCACGGCACGCTCTACGTTCTGCCCCGAGACATCGCCCCTTGCGGGATCATCTACTACAACAAGAAGGCGTTCTCGGAAGCCGGAATCCCCTTTCCGGATGGCACTTGGACCTGGGACTTCCAAGAGCGACCTGAACTTAAGGAGAAGGATTTCCTTTGGGTCATCCACCACCTCAGCCGAAGCGACGCCCTGGGCAAGGTGACCCGCTGGGGATACGCGCCGGGCTGGAAGGACCTGTGGACGTATCAGGTCTTCCAATCGACCGGCGCCCGGATCGCCGACGACTACGAATCGCCGAAGCGGATGCGGTACGACGACCCGCGCATCATCCGGGCCTACCAGTTCACTGCCGATCTCTCGATGAAGCAACGCTGGATGCCGAGCGAGACGGAGATCAACAGCGAGATGCAGACCAACACCCGGCAAATGTTCACCCAGGGGAAGGTCGCGATGTTCGAGAGCGGTATCTGGGAAGTACCGCAGCTTCGGAACGAGATGAAGAAAGGGACGGAGGGGTACTTCGACTGGGACATCGCCATGGCCCCTGCCTATAAAGACGGCACCCGCGTCTTCCCCACCGGCGGCTCGGGCTATTGCATCATGAGCAGCACCAAGCATCCGCGCGAGGCTTGGCTGCTCACCCAGTGGATGGCGGGCGAGCCCGGCATGCTTGAGTTGGCCAAGTCCGGCCGGGCTCAGCCGGCGATCCGCCGTCTTGCATTGAGCGAACCCTGGATTCCCGGCCCGAACACCCCGGCAGAGCAGCAGGTTCCGCACAACCGGATCGTCACCGACCAGTGCGTTCCGTACGTCCTCTTCGGCCCCCGTTCGCCTGAGTGGCCCGAGGCAAGCGGCGTGGCGACGGCGGCGTTCGGCCGGATCTACGAAGGAACCGCAACCGCCAAAGAGATCTTGCCGGATGGGAACCGCCAGGGGCAGGCCCGTCTGGACTACCTCCTTCAGCAGCGCTCGCTCACCCCGTTTAACTGGACACTCGGAGCGCTATTCGGGGCGCTGCTGCTAGGGCTCCTCGGTGCGTGGGTGTACTGGCCGGAGCGGAAGATCAAGCGCACGGGCCGGCAGAAACGGGAGAGCCGACTGGCCTACGTGTTCATCATGCCGTGGGTGCTGGGCTTGCTCGGCTTCACGGCGGGGCCAATGATCCTCTCGCTCCTGATGAGCTTTGCCGATTGGGACATCATCCAGCCCGCCCGCTGGCGAGGTTTCGGAAACTACGTCGAGATGGCGACCGTCGATCCCCGATTCTGGGTGTCTCTGAAAGTGACCGCGCTCTACACGATCCTGGCGGTGCCGCTTGGAGTCGCAATGTCGTTGGCGCTCGCGCTGCTGCTGAACACAAAGGTGCGCGGTATGCCGCTCTGGCGAACGTGCTACTTCCTGCCGACGGTGGCGAGCGGCGTCGCCTCGGCACTGATCTGGAAGCGGCTGTTTCAAGCCGACGGCGGTTTGATCAACACGATCATCTATGGGTCGGACGGCCACGGAAACTTCCTCGGTCTGGCGCACATGCTGGCCCCGCTGGCGGACGTCAATGGACGCGTGAACTGGCTGGGAAGCGAAAAGACAGCGCTCGGCTCGATGGCGGTGATGTCGATCTGGGGCGCGGGCGGAGGAATGGTGATCCTGCTCGCCGGCCTTCAAGGCGTGCCGCAGTACCTCTATGAAGCGGCCACGTTAGACGGCGCTTCGCCTTGGCGGCGCTTTCGGTCGGTGACCTTGCCCATGATCTCCCCGACCCTATTCTTCAGCCTCGTCACCGGGGTGATCGGCTCTTTTCAAGTCTTCCAAAGCGCGCTGGTGATGACGAACGGCGGCCCGAACAACGCGACCATGTTTTACATGCTCCACCTGTACTTGGACGGCTTCATCAGTCTCCGCATGGGCTACGCCAGCGCCCTCGCCTGGGTGTTATTCCTAATCGTGCTGGTCTTGACCGGCTTGCAGTTCCGGTTCTCCCGCTGGGTGCATTACGAGGGAGGGTTAAAGTGA
- a CDS encoding carbohydrate ABC transporter permease: protein MSKAQTAARRAQAGSRASRLVVLAILVLGAIAFLMPFYVSVAMSLKTPAEIATTSMWSWPKQPTLENFRLLLTNPIISFPLLLKNTAKITSFATFGVLFSSSVVAYGFARMQFAGRDRLFLILLATMMLPGIVTMIPSYVVYAKMHWVDTFLPLTVPAFFGGGAFNIFLLRQFYMGIPRELDEAAFLDGASHWTIYRRITLPLSGPALATVGLFTFMGAWRDFTGPLMMLNDPDKQTLEVGLRSYQAMNGEKWNMLMAGSVMVSIPLIILFFIGQRWFVKGIVLTGGK, encoded by the coding sequence ATGAGCAAGGCTCAAACCGCCGCCCGGCGGGCCCAGGCGGGAAGCCGGGCTTCTCGGCTCGTGGTGCTCGCGATCCTGGTTCTCGGGGCGATCGCGTTCCTCATGCCGTTCTACGTCAGCGTCGCGATGTCGCTGAAGACGCCGGCGGAGATCGCCACGACCTCGATGTGGTCGTGGCCGAAGCAGCCGACGCTGGAGAACTTCCGGCTCTTGCTGACGAACCCGATTATTAGCTTTCCCTTGCTCCTCAAGAACACCGCGAAGATCACCTCGTTCGCTACGTTTGGAGTGTTGTTCAGCTCCAGCGTGGTGGCGTACGGGTTCGCGCGCATGCAGTTCGCCGGACGCGACCGGTTGTTCCTTATCCTGCTCGCGACGATGATGCTGCCGGGGATCGTTACGATGATCCCGAGTTACGTGGTGTACGCGAAGATGCACTGGGTGGACACGTTCCTCCCGCTCACCGTCCCCGCGTTCTTCGGCGGCGGCGCCTTCAACATCTTCTTGTTGCGCCAGTTCTACATGGGAATCCCGCGCGAGCTCGACGAGGCGGCATTCCTGGACGGCGCGAGCCATTGGACGATCTATCGGCGGATCACTTTGCCGCTCAGCGGACCCGCCCTCGCGACGGTCGGGCTCTTTACCTTCATGGGGGCCTGGCGCGACTTCACTGGTCCGCTCATGATGCTGAATGACCCGGACAAACAGACCCTTGAAGTCGGGCTGCGCAGCTACCAGGCGATGAACGGCGAGAAGTGGAACATGCTCATGGCCGGCTCGGTGATGGTCAGCATCCCGCTGATCATCCTCTTCTTCATCGGCCAACGCTGGTTCGTGAAGGGGATTGTGTTGACAGGTGGGAAGTAG
- a CDS encoding PIN domain-containing protein has protein sequence MIPLSSAVVERTVAVRRAHRLKLPDAVIVATALEFDFDLMTNDQQLSKAPGLRCRPVSLKPL, from the coding sequence GTGATTCCGTTAAGCAGCGCAGTCGTTGAGCGGACAGTTGCGGTGAGGCGGGCTCATAGGCTGAAGCTTCCCGATGCCGTAATCGTTGCTACAGCGTTGGAGTTCGACTTCGATCTAATGACAAACGACCAGCAGCTTTCGAAGGCCCCTGGACTCCGATGTCGACCGGTATCCCTGAAGCCTCTGTGA
- a CDS encoding SDR family oxidoreductase: MGFENRVVVVTGAAGGVGRQVAKRWLDAGAKVVAVDRSASHLDVLGSHERLATSGADLLTASGAEEMIRFARSAFGAPDTLIHTVGGFRMGPVDAPETAADWDLMMALNAASNFHCYRAMLPSLRERNGGWLVGIASRTAVQPAAQMAAYSASKAALIALTQSMAAELRGEDIHVNVLLASTIDTPANREAMGEEAAKKWVTGDDIADATFYLCSDQAKSIHGATLEIYGKA; the protein is encoded by the coding sequence ATGGGGTTTGAGAATCGAGTCGTCGTGGTAACCGGAGCCGCTGGCGGGGTGGGGCGCCAGGTTGCGAAGCGCTGGTTGGATGCGGGGGCAAAAGTGGTGGCGGTCGACCGCTCGGCATCGCACCTCGACGTTCTCGGATCGCATGAGCGGCTGGCAACCTCCGGGGCCGATCTCCTTACCGCCAGTGGGGCGGAGGAGATGATCCGCTTCGCCCGCAGTGCATTCGGCGCACCCGATACGCTCATTCACACCGTCGGCGGCTTTCGAATGGGTCCGGTCGATGCGCCCGAAACGGCGGCCGACTGGGACCTGATGATGGCGTTGAACGCGGCCAGCAACTTCCACTGTTACCGAGCGATGCTCCCGTCGCTCCGCGAGCGAAACGGAGGCTGGCTCGTCGGTATCGCCAGCCGCACCGCGGTTCAGCCGGCGGCTCAAATGGCCGCGTACTCAGCGAGTAAAGCCGCGCTGATCGCGTTGACCCAGTCGATGGCGGCCGAGCTTCGCGGGGAAGATATCCACGTCAACGTCTTGCTTGCGTCCACGATCGATACTCCCGCCAATCGGGAGGCGATGGGAGAAGAGGCGGCCAAGAAATGGGTCACCGGCGACGACATCGCCGACGCCACGTTCTACCTCTGCTCGGATCAAGCCAAGAGCATCCACGGCGCAACGCTGGAGATCTACGGAAAGGCGTAA